Proteins encoded by one window of Streptomyces sp. NBC_01477:
- a CDS encoding class I adenylate-forming enzyme family protein: MMGFTVDRSIAKHGLQLGSMPEMAAAKNSSTLLTLDHDLDVLPAAGRRLTVAQLAEHVDDLAGRLWAAGVRPGDTIAIYKAPNFDVWMLASAAARVGAVPVMLSPALDGATVGVLLGRLHQPHLLTDLPKLGVLADVPVRELAKTVIIATGEWPGAVALTDLAGSPRVEPVFRGLDDPAMITHTSGTTGVPKLVVHTPRTMGVRLRPQWWLLSLMWRRDTVAINLPFVHSRMYAAMSLVLLKAMPVLLMNNPKSDEVAGLFVSHKPTFIEALPNAFMDWEVLADDPRKPFASVKYFSSTFDAIHPRTITRLISSSKRRVPLFFQIYGQSEVGPAVGRPYFSKSVHRTDGRCVGYPMPGCAKVRVVSRNGRPPSKANPGAIEVRWDGIAHSYFGEQERYDANKHDGWWKTGDVGYRTKRGCLHMLDREVDMVPDTSSTLEIEDLMLSRLDELTELVVVIGPNSEPVPIICTSGDLPLDLERWRTAVADFPQLSDPVQVAEADLPRTATMKVRRVELSRRLQDQLEKRA, translated from the coding sequence ATGATGGGCTTCACGGTCGACCGTTCGATAGCGAAGCACGGTCTTCAACTCGGCAGTATGCCGGAAATGGCCGCGGCCAAGAACAGCTCCACGCTGCTCACGCTCGACCACGACCTCGACGTACTCCCCGCGGCGGGACGGCGTCTGACGGTCGCCCAGCTCGCCGAGCACGTGGACGACCTGGCGGGCCGGCTGTGGGCAGCCGGGGTCCGGCCGGGCGACACCATCGCGATCTACAAGGCCCCCAACTTCGACGTCTGGATGCTGGCCTCCGCCGCCGCCCGCGTCGGAGCGGTGCCGGTGATGCTGTCGCCGGCCCTGGACGGCGCGACCGTCGGTGTGCTGCTCGGCCGGCTGCACCAGCCGCACCTGCTCACCGACCTGCCCAAGCTCGGCGTGCTGGCCGACGTGCCGGTGCGGGAGCTGGCCAAGACCGTGATCATCGCGACCGGTGAGTGGCCGGGCGCGGTGGCGCTCACCGACCTCGCCGGGTCCCCGCGGGTCGAACCGGTCTTCCGCGGCCTGGACGACCCGGCGATGATCACCCACACCTCCGGCACCACCGGCGTGCCCAAGCTCGTCGTGCACACCCCGCGGACCATGGGCGTACGGCTGCGTCCGCAGTGGTGGCTGCTGTCGCTGATGTGGCGGCGCGACACCGTCGCGATCAACCTGCCCTTCGTGCATTCCCGGATGTACGCGGCCATGTCCCTGGTGCTGCTCAAGGCGATGCCGGTGCTGCTGATGAACAATCCGAAGTCCGACGAGGTCGCCGGGCTGTTCGTCTCGCACAAGCCGACCTTCATCGAGGCGCTGCCCAACGCGTTCATGGACTGGGAGGTGCTCGCCGACGACCCGCGCAAGCCGTTCGCGTCGGTGAAGTACTTCAGCAGCACCTTCGACGCGATCCACCCCAGGACGATCACCCGGCTCATCTCGTCCTCCAAGCGCCGGGTACCGCTGTTCTTCCAGATCTACGGGCAGAGCGAGGTCGGCCCCGCCGTCGGCCGGCCGTACTTCAGCAAGTCCGTCCACCGCACCGACGGGCGGTGCGTGGGCTACCCGATGCCGGGCTGCGCCAAGGTCCGGGTGGTGAGCCGGAACGGCAGGCCGCCGTCCAAGGCCAACCCCGGCGCCATCGAGGTGCGCTGGGACGGCATCGCGCACAGCTACTTCGGCGAGCAGGAACGTTACGACGCCAACAAGCACGACGGCTGGTGGAAGACCGGGGACGTCGGCTACCGCACCAAGCGCGGCTGCCTGCACATGCTCGACCGCGAGGTGGACATGGTCCCGGACACCAGCAGCACCCTCGAAATCGAGGACCTGATGCTCAGCCGCCTCGACGAGCTGACCGAGCTGGTCGTGGTGATCGGCCCCAACTCCGAGCCGGTCCCGATCATCTGCACCAGCGGCGACCTGCCGCTAGACCTGGAGCGCTGGCGCACCGCCGTCGCGGACTTCCCGCAGCTGAGCGACCCGGTCCAGGTCGCGGAGGCCGATCTGCCGCGCACCGCCACGATGAAGGTCCGGCGGGTCGAGCTGTCCCGGCGGCTGCAGGACCAGTTGGAGAAGCGGGCTTGA
- a CDS encoding BTAD domain-containing putative transcriptional regulator, translated as MTTAEISAATYRTPPGYIRWTEAQPLETQGTPHGIVEFRALGPVEAVVDGRMVDLGTPKQRALLALLVSRVGQPVTVDVMLEELWAGRPPRSARTSLHAYVANLRRVLEPARARRTPATVLRTHGQGYLLDSRSVQVDVHRFCERATAGWHAWGRGDRRQALSEFEAGLALWRGQAYAEVAHATHVVPEVERLEELRLSLIEGRCAALLAAGAHEVAVAELEAFTQAHPLREYGCELLSLALYRAGRQADALAVLRTNQKRLAKELGIDPRPALQHLETEILNQAPALDWHPPTLPGIPAVPAFPAVPSSARTVPAQRFGAVDVLPAPAADAEVFVGRDAALRQLADALPAAGAGRGQLVTVSGEPGIGKTSLLRYFAKSAGVPVLWGACPEHVAAPPLWPWQQVLRTLAAYSPQRSVPGPVAELLDRDVRQPAEGADADAATLRRFEAIVDYLTGASYAAPLVVVLDHLHRADVTSLRLLAHLAESVPASRLLVAVSYRSGEATLTETSAALARAEITRITLGGLTVQETQALAGVMLHREVGRRTAEGLWDRTEGNPFYLRELIKLLTSEQRLERPDTAPVPVPVREVVLRRVAELPQTAAGVLAVAAVAGRHFDIDVVAEAASVGIEAALEALDAAVAAGLIAEDQQRLGWFRFTHALTAEVLYGATGRLRRAHLQSRIGAAAARAWTGDLTGAAEVARYVPVDR; from the coding sequence ATGACCACCGCAGAGATATCTGCAGCCACATATCGCACACCGCCCGGATATATTCGATGGACCGAGGCCCAGCCGCTGGAAACGCAGGGCACTCCGCACGGAATTGTGGAATTCCGGGCGCTGGGTCCCGTGGAGGCCGTGGTCGACGGCCGCATGGTGGATCTGGGCACGCCCAAGCAGCGCGCGCTGCTCGCGCTGCTGGTGAGCCGGGTGGGCCAGCCGGTCACGGTGGACGTGATGCTGGAGGAGCTGTGGGCCGGGCGCCCGCCGCGCTCGGCGCGCACCTCGCTGCACGCGTACGTGGCCAATTTACGGCGGGTGCTGGAACCCGCCCGGGCCCGCAGGACACCCGCGACGGTGCTGCGCACCCACGGCCAGGGCTACCTGCTGGACAGCCGCTCCGTGCAGGTCGACGTCCACCGCTTCTGCGAGCGCGCCACGGCGGGCTGGCACGCGTGGGGCCGCGGCGACCGGCGGCAGGCGCTCAGCGAGTTCGAGGCGGGGCTCGCCCTGTGGCGCGGACAGGCCTACGCGGAAGTGGCCCACGCCACCCACGTGGTGCCCGAGGTGGAGCGCCTTGAGGAACTGCGGCTCTCACTGATCGAGGGGCGCTGCGCCGCGCTGCTGGCCGCCGGCGCCCACGAGGTCGCGGTGGCGGAGCTGGAGGCCTTCACGCAGGCCCACCCCTTGCGTGAGTACGGCTGCGAGCTGCTGAGCCTGGCGCTCTACCGGGCCGGCCGGCAGGCCGACGCGCTGGCGGTGCTGCGCACCAACCAGAAGCGGCTGGCCAAGGAGCTGGGGATCGACCCGAGGCCGGCGCTCCAGCACCTGGAGACCGAGATCCTCAACCAGGCACCGGCCCTCGACTGGCACCCGCCGACCCTGCCGGGCATCCCGGCGGTCCCCGCCTTCCCGGCCGTGCCGTCGTCCGCCCGTACCGTGCCCGCCCAGCGGTTCGGCGCGGTGGACGTGCTGCCCGCGCCGGCCGCCGACGCCGAGGTCTTCGTCGGCCGGGACGCCGCGCTGCGGCAGCTGGCCGACGCGCTGCCCGCGGCGGGGGCGGGCCGCGGCCAACTGGTGACCGTGTCGGGCGAGCCGGGCATCGGGAAGACCAGCCTGCTGCGGTATTTCGCCAAGTCGGCTGGTGTGCCGGTGCTGTGGGGCGCCTGCCCCGAACATGTAGCCGCGCCGCCGCTGTGGCCCTGGCAGCAGGTGCTGCGCACGCTGGCCGCGTACAGTCCGCAGCGCTCGGTGCCGGGACCGGTGGCCGAGCTGCTGGACCGGGACGTCCGGCAGCCGGCGGAGGGCGCCGACGCGGACGCGGCCACGCTGCGGCGGTTCGAGGCGATCGTCGACTACCTGACCGGCGCCTCCTACGCGGCACCGCTGGTGGTGGTGCTCGACCACCTGCACCGGGCTGACGTGACGTCGCTGCGGCTGCTGGCGCACCTGGCCGAGTCGGTGCCGGCCAGCCGGCTGCTGGTGGCGGTGTCCTACCGGTCGGGCGAGGCGACGCTGACCGAGACCTCGGCCGCGCTGGCCCGCGCGGAGATCACCCGGATCACGCTCGGCGGCCTGACCGTCCAGGAGACGCAGGCGCTGGCCGGCGTCATGCTCCACCGGGAGGTCGGCAGGCGTACGGCCGAGGGCCTGTGGGACCGCACCGAGGGCAACCCGTTCTACCTGCGGGAACTGATCAAGCTGCTGACCAGCGAACAGCGCCTGGAGCGGCCCGACACGGCGCCGGTGCCCGTACCGGTGCGCGAAGTGGTGCTGCGGCGGGTGGCGGAGCTGCCGCAGACCGCGGCGGGGGTGCTGGCGGTGGCCGCGGTGGCCGGGCGGCACTTCGACATCGACGTCGTCGCCGAGGCCGCCTCGGTCGGGATCGAGGCGGCGCTCGAAGCGCTCGACGCCGCGGTCGCGGCGGGCCTGATCGCGGAGGACCAGCAGCGCCTGGGCTGGTTCCGCTTCACCCACGCCCTGACCGCCGAGGTGCTCTACGGTGCCACCGGGCGGCTGCGCCGGGCCCACTTGCAGAGCAGGATCGGCGCCGCGGCGGCCCGCGCCTGGACCGGCGATCTGACCGGAGCGGCGGAGGTCGCCCGGTACGTGCCGGTGGACCGGTGA
- a CDS encoding vWA domain-containing protein, protein MHPSAHGRPSPAWPSTWACDGAAAGRGHLTDHVTDLGADGAHGLTPQERDAVRFRVAQGINGRPGDAPRSWRRWAEEAFHPPQPWRDLLGAAIRSAVSGGGAGEDYSYGRPSRRSAGVPGAVLPSMWRRPPRVCVVIDTSASVSDSELGSALLEVAAISRSVGGRRDLVSVLPCDAAAREVQPLCRAQGIALIGGGGTDLRSGFARALRGRPQPDVVVALTDGRTPWPTARPACRTVVGLFARGPSRRYNEDNPHYTPDAPPDWARVVTIGDGPG, encoded by the coding sequence ATTCACCCGAGCGCTCATGGGCGTCCTTCTCCTGCCTGGCCCTCGACCTGGGCCTGTGACGGTGCGGCGGCCGGCCGCGGGCACCTGACAGACCACGTCACGGACCTCGGCGCGGACGGCGCGCACGGCCTCACCCCGCAGGAGCGGGACGCGGTCCGCTTCCGGGTCGCGCAGGGCATCAACGGGCGGCCCGGCGACGCCCCGAGGTCCTGGCGGCGGTGGGCGGAGGAGGCCTTCCATCCGCCGCAGCCCTGGCGTGACCTGCTGGGCGCGGCGATCCGCTCGGCGGTCTCGGGCGGCGGCGCGGGCGAGGACTACAGCTACGGGCGGCCCTCGCGCCGCTCGGCCGGTGTGCCCGGCGCCGTACTGCCGAGCATGTGGCGCAGGCCGCCGCGGGTCTGCGTGGTCATCGACACCTCGGCGTCGGTCAGCGACTCGGAATTGGGCAGCGCGCTCCTGGAGGTCGCCGCCATCTCCCGTTCCGTGGGCGGCCGTCGGGACCTGGTGAGCGTGCTGCCCTGCGACGCGGCGGCCCGCGAGGTGCAGCCGCTGTGCCGCGCCCAGGGCATCGCGCTGATCGGCGGCGGCGGTACGGATCTGCGCTCGGGCTTCGCCAGGGCGCTGCGCGGCCGGCCGCAGCCCGATGTCGTCGTGGCCCTGACCGACGGCCGGACCCCGTGGCCCACCGCCCGCCCCGCGTGCCGGACGGTGGTCGGCCTCTTCGCCCGCGGACCGTCCCGCCGCTACAACGAGGACAACCCGCACTACACCCCGGACGCGCCCCCCGACTGGGCCCGCGTCGTCACCATCGGCGACGGCCCCGGCTGA
- a CDS encoding alpha/beta fold hydrolase produces the protein MIDRRTFGKALGTGAAAASLAAPAPGARAESAASAPGAEPGAASASGPGSAFDADSPMGAHTAFGPLRQVRAGLLDVGYAEAGPARGPAVVCLHGWPYDIHSFVDVAPLLADRGYRVIVPYLRGHGTTRFLSDRTARNAQQSAVALDAVALMDALGIGKAVLAGFDWGARTADIVAALWPERCKALVSVGGYLVTDLAANREPLAPAAEHAWWYQFYFATERGRAAMEDRGKRHDLTRLVWDTVSPTWDFDDATFERTAAAFANPDYARIVIHNYRWRLGLAEGERRYDRFERVLAGRPVIAVPTVTLDAERDPFTAPGGGSSYRDRFAGPYDHRTLPGVGHNVPQEAPAAFAQAVVDAASF, from the coding sequence ATGATCGACCGACGGACGTTCGGGAAGGCGCTGGGCACGGGCGCCGCCGCCGCTTCACTCGCCGCGCCGGCGCCGGGGGCGCGGGCGGAGTCGGCCGCGTCGGCGCCGGGGGCGGAGCCGGGCGCGGCCAGCGCGTCCGGCCCGGGCAGTGCCTTCGACGCGGACAGTCCGATGGGCGCCCACACCGCGTTCGGCCCGCTCCGGCAGGTCAGGGCCGGTCTGCTGGACGTCGGTTACGCGGAGGCGGGGCCGGCGCGGGGGCCGGCGGTCGTCTGCCTGCACGGCTGGCCCTACGACATCCACAGCTTCGTGGACGTCGCCCCGCTGCTGGCGGACCGGGGCTACCGGGTGATCGTGCCGTATCTGCGCGGCCACGGCACGACGCGCTTCCTGTCGGACCGCACCGCCAGGAACGCGCAGCAGTCGGCGGTCGCCCTCGACGCCGTCGCGCTGATGGACGCCCTCGGCATCGGGAAGGCCGTGCTCGCGGGCTTCGACTGGGGCGCACGCACCGCCGACATCGTCGCCGCGCTGTGGCCCGAGCGCTGCAAGGCGCTGGTGTCGGTGGGCGGTTACCTCGTCACCGACCTGGCGGCCAACCGGGAACCGCTCGCGCCCGCCGCGGAACACGCCTGGTGGTACCAGTTCTACTTCGCCACCGAGCGGGGCCGCGCCGCCATGGAGGACCGCGGCAAGCGGCACGACCTGACCCGGCTGGTCTGGGACACCGTCTCCCCGACCTGGGACTTCGACGACGCGACCTTCGAGCGTACGGCGGCGGCCTTCGCGAACCCCGACTACGCCCGCATCGTCATCCACAACTACCGCTGGCGGCTCGGGCTCGCAGAGGGCGAACGGCGCTACGACCGCTTCGAGCGGGTCCTTGCCGGCCGCCCGGTCATCGCGGTGCCCACCGTCACGCTCGACGCCGAACGCGACCCCTTCACCGCGCCGGGCGGCGGATCGTCCTACCGCGACCGCTTCGCCGGTCCGTACGACCACCGCACCCTCCCCGGTGTCGGCCACAACGTGCCGCAGGAGGCACCGGCGGCCTTCGCCCAGGCGGTCGTGGACGCGGCCTCCTTCTGA
- a CDS encoding alpha/beta fold hydrolase, whose amino-acid sequence MNDGRPRLVFVHGIGPAQDPAEQLAAWREALARGADAAGHGASAAALRAGGTFDLAFASYADLWQRPGAQGGETADDHLTEADAEIVLALIDELTADRLPDAQDPQERELLAEVRALLHPDGTPQAVGSVLRHSLNVLTTLLEWRRLRRPAQWAGAAVMRGHLAQVSRYLRRAEAAQPGQPTIDARVRNRVGAALGTGPVVVVAHSLGSVVALETLAGHPGPVKLFVTIGSPIGMRGIVWPRIVPQPPRTPPTVERWLNFWDRDDLIVSRHQLTEVRPNARGVVPVSRRIDSDGAVVHSAVKYLAEPAVAGPVMEALATRAADSGA is encoded by the coding sequence ATGAATGACGGCAGACCGCGGCTGGTCTTCGTCCACGGCATCGGTCCGGCGCAGGATCCGGCAGAGCAACTGGCCGCCTGGCGCGAGGCGCTGGCCCGCGGGGCGGACGCCGCGGGGCACGGCGCGAGCGCGGCGGCCTTGCGGGCCGGAGGGACCTTCGACCTGGCGTTCGCCTCCTACGCGGACCTGTGGCAGCGCCCGGGAGCCCAGGGCGGCGAGACCGCCGACGACCACCTCACCGAGGCCGACGCGGAGATCGTGCTCGCGCTGATCGACGAGCTGACCGCGGACCGGCTGCCCGACGCCCAGGACCCGCAGGAGCGCGAGCTGCTGGCGGAGGTGCGGGCACTGCTGCACCCGGACGGCACCCCGCAGGCCGTCGGCAGCGTCCTGCGCCACTCGCTGAACGTGCTGACCACGCTGCTCGAATGGCGTCGGCTGCGCCGCCCCGCCCAATGGGCCGGTGCCGCGGTCATGCGCGGCCACCTGGCGCAGGTGTCCCGCTATCTGCGGCGGGCGGAAGCCGCGCAGCCGGGGCAGCCCACCATCGACGCCCGGGTCAGGAACCGGGTCGGCGCCGCACTGGGCACCGGCCCCGTCGTCGTGGTGGCCCACTCGCTCGGCTCGGTCGTGGCGCTGGAGACCCTGGCCGGCCACCCGGGGCCGGTGAAGCTGTTCGTGACGATCGGCTCGCCGATCGGGATGCGCGGCATCGTGTGGCCGCGGATCGTGCCCCAACCGCCGCGCACCCCGCCGACCGTGGAGCGCTGGCTGAACTTCTGGGACCGCGACGACCTGATCGTCAGCCGGCACCAGCTGACCGAAGTGCGGCCCAACGCCCGAGGTGTCGTGCCGGTCTCCCGGCGGATCGACTCCGACGGCGCGGTGGTCCACTCCGCCGTCAAATACCTGGCAGAACCCGCCGTGGCCGGGCCCGTCATGGAGGCCCTGGCCACCAGGGCCGCCGACAGCGGCGCATGA